GGGCCTGGGGCTGGGTGGCAACGGCGATATCAAGCTCACGATTGCGCAACAGCGCAAGAATATCATGGCTGGTGCGGGTGTAATGGGTGACGCGGCAGGTCGGCAGGGCTTGGGTCAACAGCCGCGTCACGGCAGGCCCGACATCATCCTCGAAGTCGTCAATCATCGCGAAACGTAGGTGCCGCAAGCCATCGGGCACGGTCGAAATCAGGTCACCCTTGGCCTGGTCCAGCAGCTTGAAGACTTCTTCGACGTGGCGCAGGTAGATCGCGCCCTGCGGCGTCAGCACCATTGGGCGGCAATGGTGATCCATCAGGGCAATGCCAAGATGCTTTTCAAGGGATTGCAACTGGTGCGACACCGTGCTGACCGATTGCTGCGTTTGCGCTGCGGTGGCCTGCACCGAGCCGCATTGTGCAATCGCGCGGAATGTCGAAAGCCACTTGAGAGAGGGATGCGTTCCAGTCATGGGCTAACTTATGAACGTGACGGGCGCCAAGAACAGTGAAAATCGCAGTGCGGGCAAATGCAGGTAGGCAAATGATGCATTTTACCAGCATTATTGCGCGGTAAACCTCAACCTTCCAGGCATTGGTGTAAGCATCCTTGGGATGACGTGCCGGTCTTGCACAGACACTTCGTCGATATTTTACTTATTTCGGACGAAACGCCCGTCTGTTGCCCGATGAATTCAAGCATGTCGGGCGGCAGGTATGCGAAAAGCACTCTCGCATTGCGCGCAGCCGAGCTGCTTGATGGCCCCACTTCGAGGCGGATCGCGCAGCGCAGGATTTCAGGCGTTCACCGTAGGCGCGAAATATTCGACTGGTGAAGCGATCACCAGGTTTGGACTTCGCCAACCCAGAGGCGGATTCAGAAAAAATCGATTTTTTGTGGATAAATGTAAAAACATAGGTAATGTTGGAAAAGGACATCAGGGAGGATTCCATGTTTAACTCATTCAAGAACGTCACCGGCGCGATCATGCTTGCCGTGCTGGGGGTAGCTGCATCCGCCGAAGAACTGCGCATTGGAACCGCATCGCTGGGCGGCGCGTTTTATCCGATGGGCCAAAGCATCGCGAATATCGTGAACAAATATGCTGGTGACGACATCTCGATGGTGCCGATCGTCACGGGCGGTTCTGTTCAGAACCCGAATTTGATCGCCAGCGGCGAAGTTGAAATCGCCATCACGAACAACAACCTCGCTGTTCTGGCGACCCGCGGCGCGGGCCCCTACAGCGCCGCGGGTCCCATCGATATCGGCGCAGTCGCCGCGTTGCACCCGTCTGTCTTGCATATGGTTGTGCTGGCCGACAGCGACATTCGTTCCATCGAAGACCTGCGCGGCAAAAGCGTTGCCGTAGGACCAGCGGGGGGTGGCACACTGGGCTTTGTGAACTTCCTGTTCCCGCTGCACGGCATGACGATCGACGACATCACGCCAAGTTTCGTGTCTTATTCGGACGGCTTTAGCCAGCTGACCGACGGAACCGTCGATGCGGCTCTTGCCCTGTCCGGCTATCCGGCTGGTGCTGTCATGCAAGCTTCGGCTGGCGCGGATCTGCGGTTTATCAGTTTCTCCGAAGGGATGCTGGATGCCGCACTTGAAGCGAATGATGCCTATTTGGCCGTGGACCTTGGGGCTGATGTCTATGGCATGGAAGAAGGTGGCACGCTGATTGGTGTGAATAACATGCTTGTTGCACCAAACAGCCTTGACGCGGCGACGGTTCAGGCTGTCACGGCAGCAATCTTTGATAACCTTGAAGAGTTCCAAGCAGAAAATGCCTATGCGCGCCAGATCGATCCAGCGATGACGCAACAGCTCTCTATCCCGCTTCACGCTGGCGCGCAGGCCTATTTCGACGCGCAATAAGTTCAGGTTCTGATATCGGCCAAGGCGCAATCGCGCGCCTTGGCCCGCCGTAATCAGAGACATTTCCATGACATCACCGACAAGACACATCAGCCTTCAAAACGCGATCTTTACGGCCGGTTTGGCGCTGGGGCTCTATCATTTGATGGTGGTTTCCGGGGTTTTTGTGATCTCGACCATGCCCATGCGACTGACCCATGTGATGCTGGCGCTGTCGCTGCTGTTCGTCATGATCCCTGCCAGCGAACGTCTGGCGGGAACCACGCTGAACGCTGCATTATCGTTGATCCTGACGGTGGCAACCGTCGGGGCGAGCATTTGGATGCTGACCCGCTGGAAACCGATTGCTTTCAGTGGCGGGATCACGACCGAGGGCGATTTCATCGCAGGTGTGATCCTGTTGATCGTGGTGTTTGAAGCCGCGCGGCGGGGCATCGGTCTTATCCTTGCGCTGATCACGTTTGTCTTCTTTCTCTATCCGTTACTTGCCCCGTATCTGCCGGGCGTTCTGGAGGGGCGCGCGTCGACATTGCGCCGTATCGTGCTGGTCCTGACCACGGATACCCAAGGCATATATGGTATTCCCGTTGGCGTTGCCGCGACCTATATTATTGTCTTCACGATCTTTGGTGCGTTGCTGTCCAATTTTGGTGCAGGCGATTTTTTCTTTGAACTTTCGGTGCGCTGCACACGCGGG
This portion of the Octadecabacter sp. SW4 genome encodes:
- a CDS encoding TAXI family TRAP transporter solute-binding subunit — translated: MFNSFKNVTGAIMLAVLGVAASAEELRIGTASLGGAFYPMGQSIANIVNKYAGDDISMVPIVTGGSVQNPNLIASGEVEIAITNNNLAVLATRGAGPYSAAGPIDIGAVAALHPSVLHMVVLADSDIRSIEDLRGKSVAVGPAGGGTLGFVNFLFPLHGMTIDDITPSFVSYSDGFSQLTDGTVDAALALSGYPAGAVMQASAGADLRFISFSEGMLDAALEANDAYLAVDLGADVYGMEEGGTLIGVNNMLVAPNSLDAATVQAVTAAIFDNLEEFQAENAYARQIDPAMTQQLSIPLHAGAQAYFDAQ